AGCGGCACGATCAGGCCGGTTTCCTCGGCGACCGGAATGAAGCGCGCCGGCGAGATCAGGCCGAGCAAGGGGTGTGGCCAGCGCAGCAGCGCCTCGAAGCCGGTTACACGGCGACTGTGGGTATTGACCTGCGGCTGGTAATACAGCGTGAGCTGCTGGCGCGAGATGGCCTGACGCAGGTCGCTTTCGAGGCGTAGGCGCTCCACGGCCGCCTCGTGCAGCGCGGTGGTGAAGAAATGATAGGCATTGCGCCCGCCTTGCTTGGCGGCGAATAGTGCGGCATCGGCGTTGCGCAGCAGCGTATCGACATCGGTCGCATCGCCGGGGAAGATGCTGATGCCGATGCTCAACGTCACGTGCAGGGTATGGTTAGATACCGCCAGCGGCTCGTCGAACGATTGCAGCAGGTCGGCCGCGACGGTCGCGGCGGTCTCGTCATGCTGCAGGTCGGGCAGGACGACGAGGAATTCGTCGCCGCCGACGCGGGCCACCGTGTCTTCCGAGCGCAGCGCCAGCCGCAGCCGCTCGGAGACCAGCTTGAGCAGCGCATCGCCATGCTGGTGGCCGAGCGAGTCGTTGATGACCTTGAAGTGGTCGATGTCGATCAGCAACAGCCCGACCCGCCGGTTGTGCCGCCTGGCACTGGCGCAGGCCGCTCGCAGCCTGTCCTGCGCCAGCAGGCGGTTGGGCAGGCCGGTCAGCGAATCGAAGAAAGCGAGGCGCTGGATCTGCGCCTCGGTCACCTTGCGATCACTGATGTCGGTGAAATGCGCGACGTGATGGGTCGTGTGGCCTTCCTTGTTCTTGACCACGCTGATGCGCAGCCATTCGGGGTAGTCCTGGCCATTCTTGCGGCGATTCCAGATTTCGCCTTCCCAGCGTCCCTGCGCGCGCAGGCTTTCCCACATCGTGGTGTAGAAGGTGCGGTCATGCCGGCCCGAGGCCAGCAGGTGCGGGCTGAAGCCAACCACTTCGTCCGCGTGGTAGCCTGTGATCTGGGTGAACGCACGGTTCACCGAGAGGATGCTGTTGTGTGCGTCGGTGATCATGATCGCGTCGACGCTGTTCTCGATCACCTCGCCGGTCAGCGCGAGCTGATGGCTGGCGGCGGCGATTTGCGACTGGTTGAGCTCGCGCTCGCTGACGTCGTAGGCGAACACCAGGCGTGCCGCCTGCCCGCGATAGGATATCTGCTGTGAGTACACTTCGAGCGGCGCGTAGCTGCCGTTGGCCAGGCGATGGCGGAACTTGCCGGACAGCGACAGCTGCGGCTGCAGCGCCAGCGCGTCGCGGAGGGCGAGGAAGGTCGCCCGGTCGTCCGGATGCAGCAGGTCGACCGGCTTGATGTCGCGGAAATCATGGCGCTTGCAGCCGAACAACTGCTGTGCCGCCCGGTTCGCGCTGACGATGACGTCGGACTGCTCCAGGTAGACCCACATCGGGTGCGGGCTGTCGCGAAACACCGAGCGGTAGGCCAGGCCGAACGCGCGCGCGCTACCGCTCAGGCGCAGCAGCTTGCGTGTCAGGCGGCGTGCGTAGAAGTACAACAGGCCGCTGGTGACCAGTACGAAGGCCATGCCCTTGACCATGCTGATCATCGGCAGGCGCGGGTCGCCCGGCATCAGGTTGTCGAGTATCAGCTCGCTGGCGAAAATCCATAGCAATGCAAATGCCATGTAGGCCAGTGCGATTCGCCAGGGCAGTCGACGCGGGGAAAGATACAGGGAGGGCATGGGGCTTGCCGCGACCGGGTTCATATCCATCAATCTAGCAGGCCCGCTCGGGGCTAGCTCTGTTTTCATGCCCGGCGGCAAGGGTTTCGATAAAAGCATTGGGGTCCAAAATAGAGGCGGAAATAGCGTGCTTGCCCCGGCCTGCGGGCGGGCTCGGCGACCGGGCGAATCGGCGGGTTGGGCAGGGGTGCCGGCGGCAGTGTAACGGCGACTCTCGCGCAAGAAAATGAGGGATGTCCCCACATCCGGCAAACGGGAATCGGGAATCTATCCGATTGATTAGGCTGAATATTCCATTGTCTTCCCGAGCCTGGTGCTGATGATGCCGATGGCAAGATGATGGCGAGTATCGCGACGGGTGGGCAGGGGCGGTTTGATGGGTATCAAGCGGGCGGGGTTTCCCGCGATCGGGCTGCGTAGGCGAAAAAAAGCCGGGCCATGACGACCCGGCTTTCTGTGCGGCGTATTGCGCGTCAGCCTGCCAGCTTGCCAATGTCGGCGACCCGGTTCATCAGCCCTTGCAGCTCGGCGAGCAGCGACAGGCGGTTCTTGCGGATCAGTGGCTCGTCGGTGTTCACCATCACCTCGTCGAAGAAGGTGTCGACACTCGTGCGCAGGCCGGCGAGTGCCTTCAGCGCATCGGTGTAGTCGAGGTTGGCGACGTGCGACTCGACTTGCGGCTTGACCTGGATCACCGCGTCGAACAGCGCCTTCTCGGCTGCTTCCTGCAGCAGTGCGAAGTCCGGCGTGCCGGTGGCTTCGTCGGTCTTTTTCAGGATGTTGCCGATACGCTTGTTGGCGGCGGCCAGCGCCTCGGCCTCTGGCAGCGAGCGGAATGCGGTGACGGCTTCGACGCGCGGCAACACCTGGTCGATGCGGCTCGGGCCCTGGCTCACCACGGCTTCGATCGCATCCTGCGCGAAATCGCGTGTTGCCAGGTAGTTCTTCAGCCGTTCGAGCATGAAATCGAACAGCCTGGACACGGTGTCGTCGGCCAGGTTGGCGGTGACGAAGCCGGCGCGCGCATGCTCGAGCAGTGCCTTGAGGTCCAGCGACAGCGGCGATTCGAGCAGGATGCGCAGCACGCCGAGCGCGTGGCGGCGCAGGCCGAACGGGTCCTTGTCGCCGGTTGGGATCAGGCCGATGCCCCAGATGCCGACCAGGGTATCGAGCTTGTCGGCGAGCGCCACGGCGGCCGCGACATTGCCCTGCGGCAGGGTATCGCCGGCGAAGCGCGGGTGGTAATGCCCCTCGATTGCCTGTGCCACGACCTCGGTTTCGCCGTCGAGCTTGGCGTAGTAGAGGCCCATGATGCCCTGCAGCTCGGGGAACTCGCCTACCATGTCGGTCAGCAGGTCGGCCTTGGCCAGGTAGGCGGCGCGCTCGGCCGCCTTGGCATCGGCGTTGAGGTGGCTGGCGATCAGGCCCGCGAGCTTGACCAGGCGTTGCACGCGTTCGAGCTGGGAGCCGAGCTTGTTGTGGTAGACCACGTTCTCGAGGCGGTTGACGCGTGCATCGAGGCGGGTTTTCTGGTCCTGCTCGAAGAAGAACTTGGCATCCGACAGCCGCGCGCGCAGCACGCGCTCGTTGCCGTGGACGATGTGCGACGGGTCTTCGGTCTGCAGGTTGCTGACCACCAGGAAGCGCGGCTGCAACCGGCCCTGGTTATCGAGCAGCGGGAAATACTTCTGGTGCTGCTGCATCGACAGGATCAGGCACTCCTGCGGCACCTTGAGGAAGTCGGCGCTGAAGCTGCCGGTGTAGACCACAGGCCATTCGACCAGCGCGGTGACTTCGTCGAGCAGCGCGTGATAATCGTTGAGCTGGCAGCCGGCGGCCTTGGCAGCACGCTGCAGTTGGTCCTCGATGTAGTGGCGGCGCGCGTCGAAGCTGGCGATCACGTGGCCCTGCTCATACAGCGTGCGGGCGTAGGTATCAGCGTTCTCAATCGCGATCTCGCCCTGCGACAGGAAACGATGGCCCAGCGTGGTGTTGCCGCTGCCGAGTTCGAGCACCGTGCCGTCCACCACCTGGCTGCCGTGCAGCATGATCAGGCCGTGTACCGGGCGGATGAACTGGCGCTCGCGGGCACCCCAGCGCATCAGCTTGGGGGCCGGCAGCTTCTTCAGCGCGGCCTCGACCAGGCCTGCGAGCTGGGCCGACAGCGCTTCGCCTGTCTTGGTATAGCGATGCACGTAGACATCCTGCTTGCCGTCGTTGCCGATAGCGAGCTGGGCGACGTCGACGCCGCAGGAACGGGCAAAGCCGGCCAGGGCCGGTGTCGGCTGGCCATCCTTCATCGCGCTGGCGACGGCCGGGCCGCGGCGCTCGACCGCCTGGTCGGGCTGGATCGCGCTGACATTGGGCACGGTGACCGCCAGGCGGCGCGGGCTGGCGAAGACATGGAATTCGTTGTCGGCTTCGACGAAGTTGAGTTTGACCAGATCGTCGAAGATGCTCTGCGCAAAGGCGGCGCCCAGCTTGGGCAGCGCCTTGGGAGGCAGCTCTTCGGTCAGGAGTTCGATGAGCAGGGTGTCTTGCATGGCAGCTTCTTCTTGGTTATTCGGTTCGCGGCTGGCACATCGGGAAGCCAAGCGCTTCGCGGGCTTCGTAATAGGCCTGGGCCACGCCGCGCGCGAGATTGCGGATGCGGCCGATATAGGCGGCGCGCTCCGTCACCGAGATCGCGCCACGGGCGTCGAGCAGGTTGAAGGTGTGGCCGGCCTTGAGGATCATCTCATAGCCCGGCAGCGACAGGCCGAGTTCGAGCAGGCGCTTGGCTTCGGCCTCGTAGTTGTTGAACTGCTCGAACAGGAGCGCGACGTTGGTCGCCTCGAAGGCGAACTTCGACTGCTCGACTTCGTTCTGCAGGAACACGTTGCCGTAGGTGAGCTTGCTGCCGTCGGGCATGATGGCCCAGACCAGGTCGTAGACGTTTTCCACGCCCTGCAGGTACATCGACAGGCGCTCGAGGCCATAGGTGATCTCGCCCAGCACCGGCTTGCAGTCGAGGCCACCGACCTGCTGGAAGTAGGTGAACTGCGTCACCTCCATGCCGTTCAGCCAGACTTCCCAGCCCAGGCCCCAGGCGCCCAGCGTCGGGTTTTCCCAGTCATCCTCGACGAAGCGGATGTCGTGCACGGTCGGGTCGATGCCGAGTGCGCGCAGGCTGTCGAGGTAGAGGTCCTGGATGTTGTCGGGCGACGGTTTCAGTACGACCTGGAACTGGTGGTGCTGGAACAGGCGGTTCGGGTTTTCGCCGTAGCGGCCATCCTTGGGGCGGCGCGAGGGCTGCACGTAGGCGGCATTCCACGGCTCGGGGCCGATCGCGCGCAGGAAGGTGGCGGTGTGCGAGGTGCCCGCGCCCACTTCCAAGTCATAAGGCTGGAGCAGGGCGCACCCCTGCTTGTTCCAGTAGTTCTGCAGGGTGAGGATGATTTCCTGGAAGGTCAGCATGGATCGATGCTTGCAAACAAGTCAAAACGTCGATTCTACCCGGTTTGCAGGGGCACTCAAACCCTGACGGACGCAATGGGAAGCGGCAACAGCATTGGCTAATATGTAGCCTGCGGATGTTCAGCGATAACGCGCGAGGATGGCTTGGCCGAGTTGCCTGGACAGTACCGGACATTCTTGCTGAAGGCGCGATGGCTGTTGCGTGCCGATACCTGCAGGCCGGCCGGTTTGTCGTCACTGGCGCGGGATGCTCGGACGTTGGTGGCGCATGTGCGTAGTCATCATTCGCCGGTAGGCAAGTGCGGGTCGGCCCGGTGCACGTGCCCGGCGGCAGATCGGCGTACGCACCGCGAGCGATAGCGGCTATGCTGAGGTAGGCAGAGCGGGTCGTATGTGCTGGCGATGGGCCGCGCCCGGCCGTGGGCTGCATCGTGTCGAAACCTTCCCTGTTTGGAGCGGACAGATCATGCAGATCCGAATGAAGCGGATATACGAGCCGGTGGCGGGCGATGATGGCGCCCGCGTGCTGATCGACCGGCTCTGGCCGCGTGGCATCAGCAAGGAGAGGGCGCAGCTGACCTTGTGGGCCAAGGAGATCGCGCCGTCCAACGAGCTGCGCAAGTGGTACGACCATATCCCCGCTCGTTGGGAGGAATTCAGGCTGCGCTATGCGGCCGAGCTGGGGGCGCACCACGAAGCACTGGCGCCGCTGCTGCAGCTGATCGAGGCCGGGCCGGTGACTTTTCTCACCAGCACCGCCGAGCCCGAGCGCAATCACGGCCATGTGCTGATCGCCTATATCCAGGGCTATCTGGATAATGCCGGCTGAATCGGGCTTGGGCGCCAATCACGGCGCGGCTTACGGTCTTGCCGCCAGGGTGGGCCGATAGCGCCGGTGCGCGGGTCGCCCGGTACCCGGTTTGTGTTGCTATGTCCATGATCTACAAATAAAATTTTGTGACTTGGTAGTGAAAGTCGGGCACAATACGCGCCTTCCCGATTTTCCTCCCGCCCATGAGCCCGATTCTCGCCGCACCGTCCGCTGCCAAGCCCATCCAATCCTATCGCCCGTACTGGGGCACACAAGGCCGCACGGCGCCCTTCCTGCCGATGAGCCGGACCGAGATGGAGGCGCTGGGCTGGGACGAATGCGACATCATCCTGGTCACCGGCGACGCCTATATCGATCATCCGAGCTTCGGCATGGCGCTGATCGGGCGCGTGCTCGAATCACAGGGCTTCCGTGTCGGCATCATCAGCCAGCCGGACTGGCAGTCGGCCGAGGCCTTCAAGGTGCTGGGCAAGCCGCGCCTGTTCTTCGGCGTGACCGCCGGCAACATGGATTCGATGATCAACCGCTACACGGCAGACAGGAAGCCGCGTTCCGACGACGCCTACACGCCCGGCGCGGTGGCTGGCAAGCGCCCGGACCGTGCGCTGACGATCTACTGCCAGCGCTGCCGCGAGGCCTACCCGGGCGTACAGATCATGGCCGGCGGCATCGAGGCCAGCCTGCGCCGCATCGCGCAGTACGACTACTGGAGCGACAAGGTGCGCCAATCGGCGCTGATCTACTCGAAGGCCGACATCCTGCTGTTCGGCAACGCCGAGCGGGCGCTGGTCGAAGTCGCGCATCGTGCGGC
The genomic region above belongs to Chitinivorax sp. PXF-14 and contains:
- a CDS encoding putative bifunctional diguanylate cyclase/phosphodiesterase — translated: MAFALLWIFASELILDNLMPGDPRLPMISMVKGMAFVLVTSGLLYFYARRLTRKLLRLSGSARAFGLAYRSVFRDSPHPMWVYLEQSDVIVSANRAAQQLFGCKRHDFRDIKPVDLLHPDDRATFLALRDALALQPQLSLSGKFRHRLANGSYAPLEVYSQQISYRGQAARLVFAYDVSERELNQSQIAAASHQLALTGEVIENSVDAIMITDAHNSILSVNRAFTQITGYHADEVVGFSPHLLASGRHDRTFYTTMWESLRAQGRWEGEIWNRRKNGQDYPEWLRISVVKNKEGHTTHHVAHFTDISDRKVTEAQIQRLAFFDSLTGLPNRLLAQDRLRAACASARRHNRRVGLLLIDIDHFKVINDSLGHQHGDALLKLVSERLRLALRSEDTVARVGGDEFLVVLPDLQHDETAATVAADLLQSFDEPLAVSNHTLHVTLSIGISIFPGDATDVDTLLRNADAALFAAKQGGRNAYHFFTTALHEAAVERLRLESDLRQAISRQQLTLYYQPQVNTHSRRVTGFEALLRWPHPLLGLISPARFIPVAEETGLIVPLGTWVLKESVRQAAEWHRQGHRILMAVNVSAKQFRQPDFFDIVAHTLESHNFPAQWLELELTESLVMDDSADVLQRLHRLRELGVQLAIDDFGTGYSSLHYLRRLPVTKLKIDQSFVRSISNPEDEAVVACIIQLANSLHLHTIAEGVEQEYMSDKLETLGCDELQGYLFGRPEPADTASALLREAAGTSV
- the glyS gene encoding glycine--tRNA ligase subunit beta, with protein sequence MQDTLLIELLTEELPPKALPKLGAAFAQSIFDDLVKLNFVEADNEFHVFASPRRLAVTVPNVSAIQPDQAVERRGPAVASAMKDGQPTPALAGFARSCGVDVAQLAIGNDGKQDVYVHRYTKTGEALSAQLAGLVEAALKKLPAPKLMRWGARERQFIRPVHGLIMLHGSQVVDGTVLELGSGNTTLGHRFLSQGEIAIENADTYARTLYEQGHVIASFDARRHYIEDQLQRAAKAAGCQLNDYHALLDEVTALVEWPVVYTGSFSADFLKVPQECLILSMQQHQKYFPLLDNQGRLQPRFLVVSNLQTEDPSHIVHGNERVLRARLSDAKFFFEQDQKTRLDARVNRLENVVYHNKLGSQLERVQRLVKLAGLIASHLNADAKAAERAAYLAKADLLTDMVGEFPELQGIMGLYYAKLDGETEVVAQAIEGHYHPRFAGDTLPQGNVAAAVALADKLDTLVGIWGIGLIPTGDKDPFGLRRHALGVLRILLESPLSLDLKALLEHARAGFVTANLADDTVSRLFDFMLERLKNYLATRDFAQDAIEAVVSQGPSRIDQVLPRVEAVTAFRSLPEAEALAAANKRIGNILKKTDEATGTPDFALLQEAAEKALFDAVIQVKPQVESHVANLDYTDALKALAGLRTSVDTFFDEVMVNTDEPLIRKNRLSLLAELQGLMNRVADIGKLAG
- the glyQ gene encoding glycine--tRNA ligase subunit alpha, which gives rise to MLTFQEIILTLQNYWNKQGCALLQPYDLEVGAGTSHTATFLRAIGPEPWNAAYVQPSRRPKDGRYGENPNRLFQHHQFQVVLKPSPDNIQDLYLDSLRALGIDPTVHDIRFVEDDWENPTLGAWGLGWEVWLNGMEVTQFTYFQQVGGLDCKPVLGEITYGLERLSMYLQGVENVYDLVWAIMPDGSKLTYGNVFLQNEVEQSKFAFEATNVALLFEQFNNYEAEAKRLLELGLSLPGYEMILKAGHTFNLLDARGAISVTERAAYIGRIRNLARGVAQAYYEAREALGFPMCQPRTE
- a CDS encoding DUF488 domain-containing protein — its product is MKRIYEPVAGDDGARVLIDRLWPRGISKERAQLTLWAKEIAPSNELRKWYDHIPARWEEFRLRYAAELGAHHEALAPLLQLIEAGPVTFLTSTAEPERNHGHVLIAYIQGYLDNAG